CGTGAGCCACGGAGATCCTTTTCCAAGCTCCACGCTTCGCACCCGCCATCCACTCGCTTTATCCTGCCACGAAAGAAGCCCCGCCATGGGAACTCTGCGCAAACTGGCCCTTGTCGCCGTTCTCTCTCTATTGTCCAGCTGCTCCGAAACCATCGTTTCCGATGCGCCCGCCACGGAGCCCGCCAAGCTGGACCCCTTCGCCAACCCCAACGCCAGCGGCCGCACCCAGATCGTGGTGGTGAGCGACGTGCATCTGGGAGCGGATCTTTCCTATGCCGAATGCAACGCGAACCTCGCGCGGCTGGAGCAGTTTTTGGAGCAGGTGCGCACATCCCCCAACGTGAAGGAACTGGTGATCGCGGGCGATCTGCTGGACGAATGGTTCGTGCCGGCCACCGTGAACACCTACCAGGGCAAGGACCAAGCCGACTTCGTGAAGCGGATCACCGCCCAGAACAAGGGTGTCATCGACGCATTCAACCGGATCATCCAGGCCGGACAGATTTTGGTCACCTACGTGCCGGGAAACCACGACCTGACGATCACGGAAGCTTCCGTGCGGAGCGTCTTCCCCGGAATCCACCAGGCCCGCGACAGCGGATTGCAGGGGTTGGGATCCTACAGCCCGGCAGGCCACGGCGAGATGATCATCGAACACGGCCACCGCTACAACTTCTTCTGTGCGCCGGATCCGTACTCCAACCAGGACATCGCCCCGGGTTCGATCCTGCCCCCGGGGTATTTCTTCACCCGCATCGCCGCGCTGCACGTGCAGCAGGATTGCGACACCGCCGGCGACACGTTGCCCATGATTTCGCCCAACAAGGCGGCGGACTCGGGGCAGCGAAACACCTACGTCTACTGGAAGGTCTGGAAAACCCTGATGCGGGAACTTCCCATCAAAAACAAAGTGCTGGACAAGGTGGTGGTCACCAACATCGATGGATACACGGCCAACTACTCGATCGCCGACCTCGCCCCGTTTCAGACCACCGACAGCGGGTTCATCGATGTGAACCTCTACAAGGGTCTGGCAAATCGTTGGAACGACATCCAGACCCGCAACCAGGTGGCCGTGAAGATTCCCACCACGAGGGCCATCGCCATGGCGGCTGTCGGAGCGGAAACGGACACCAATGCGATGAACCAATACTTCAAGAATCCCGCCTCGGACAGGAAGATCGTGGTGTTCGGGCACTCGCATCAGGCCAAGGTTCTTTCCTGCGTTCGCCACGATGGCACGAAGGGCATCTACGCCAACTCGGGCACCTGGATCGATCGGAACGCACCCACCACCATGAACTTCGTGGTGGTCACCCCTCAAGTCACCTCAACGCCCACCTCCAAGACCCACGTGAAGGTCTTCACGTACCAATCCCAAACCGTCACCCAGATGGCCTCCGATTCCCTGCGGATCTGAGGCCAACCCTCGATCGGGACCGGCGCAAGCCGCCCCCCCCCCGATCTTTCCCTCCTTTTGAGACCATTCATGAACTTCTCGTTTTCTTGGGGGCGGTGTGGATTCCACCCCAAATTCCTCCGCTCCCCCTCCAGGCTCCATCGCTAGAAAACCAAGGAACCAAGCGCTCTGCGCGAGCAAACCGCGAACTTGGCAGCCACGATCAGCCAGTGCGATTCGCCCGGAGTTTTCCCTCCCGTTTGCGCACGGCCAGGCCAAGTTCCCGATCCGCGCTAGGTTGGCATCATCGGAAACCCCATCTTTGCGGAGACATTCGATGTATCGACCTATCAAGAAGAGCCTGCGGATCGGCACCCTCCTTTTGGCGAGCGCCTTGTCGTTGGCCTCCACTTCACAGGCGGCGGCCACGGATTTCCACTGGGGCAACGTCGCCATCGGTGGCGGCGGGTTCGTTTCGGCCGTGGTGCCCTCGCTTCTGGAAAAGAACGTGTTCTATGCGCGCACCGACGTGGGTGGGGCCTACCGCTGGGATGAAGCGGGCAAGAAGTGGATCCCCCTCACCGACTGGATCTCGCCCAATGAGCTGGGCCTGTGGGGCATCGACGCCATCGCGATCGATCCCAAGACTCCCGGCAAGGTCTACGCCATGGCCGGTACGGTGTACTGGAACATGATCAACGGACGCGGACGCACGGCCTTCCTGCGCTCCAGCGACTACGGCAAGACCTGGGAGAAGATTTTTGTCTGGGACAGCCTGAACCAGCAGTTCAGCGCCCACGGCAACGGCATGGGACGCGGCAACGGCGAACGCCTGGTGGTGGATCCCAACGACGGCAAGGTGATGTTCTACGGCTCGCGCAACAAGGGTCTCTGGAAGTCCACCGACAACGGCTCCACCTGGAGCCACGTGGATGGCTTCACCACGGCCGCCGGATCCGACACCACCTGGAACGGCGCGGGATTCTCGTTTGTGCAATTCGCTCCGGGCAGTTCCAGCACGCTGTACGCGGGCTTTTTGCGGGAATCCGCCAACGTGTTCCAATCCACCGACGCGGGCAAGACCTGGAAGTCCCTCCCGGTTCCGGCGAGCCTGGCCACCACCGCCGGTGGCGCCAAGGTCCGCCTGATGCCCCAGCGCGTGGCGATCCCTTCCGACAACAAGTCCCTGTTCGTGACATTTTCCGACGGCGCCGGACCGCACACCATGGCCTGGGACGAAGGCTGGGGACCCATCTGGGACGGCTTCGGGCGCGGTGCGCTCCTGAAGTACGACCTGGATTCGGCCAAGTGGTCGGACAATTCCCCGGAGGACTTCATCGACGACGGCGCCACGGCGGCGTCAAAATACGACAACCTCGACGTGAAGGCGGGAACCTACGAATACGCCGCTCCGTACGGAGGCATCTTCGCCAATCCCAACAACCCGCTGGAAATGGTCGCCACCAACATGGGCTACCGCGGCGCCCAGTTCTGGAAGCTCGACGCCACCGGCAAGAAGTGGAAAGACGTGTGGGGATCGAACATCTACCACACCTCCAACGGCGGCAAGACCTGGGCCAAGTCGTTCCAGTACTACTGGATGGACGGCGGCGTGTTCCCCGCGGTGGAACAGATGGACGCCAACGGGATCGGCTGGTTCTTCCAGAGCACCATCCACTGGTCGGGAAGCATCATGATGGACCCGTTCAACCCCAAGCGCGTGTTCGTCAGCTCCGGCAACGGCATCTACATGACCGAAGACATCACCGACTACACGATTGTCCCGCCGGCCAACAGCTGGGACAAGGAAGTCCTGACACAGAAACAGGTCTGGAAGGTCGCTTCGCACGGCATCGAGGAAACCGTTCCGCTGGACGTGGTGAGCGTCCCCGGCGGCCCGTTGGTTTCCGTGATCGGCGACTATGACGGATTCCGTCACGACGATGTGACCGCCTACCCGGCCTTCCGCCACCTCACCAACGTCAGCGGCACCATGGCCGCCATGGGCACCACGCGCGCCCTGGCCTTCGCTCCCAAGTCCGGCAAGCTCGTCAAGGTTTCCGACAAGCGCCTGGTGGAACCCGATGCCTATTCCAAAGTGCCGGTCTCTCCGCTGCAATTTTCCAGCGACACCGGCCGCACCTGGACCACCAACGCCTACGAAGCCTTGGACACCTCGCTCAGCGGCGGTCGCAGCGTGGCCCTTTCCACCGACGGAACCGTCACGCTTTGGACCCCAGCCTACAAGAGCGGCAAGGACGCGGATCTTCCCGTGCTGCGCTACTACAACGCCGCCTGGACTCCGGTGACAGGAATCGACGGATCCTGGATCGCGGCCGATCCGGTGGACGCGAACGTCTTCTACGCCTACCTGCGGGCGGATGGCTCGATGTTCAAGAGCACCGACAAGGGCGTGACCTTCGCGAAGGTGGGTTCCACCGGCGCCAACGACTTCAAGAAGTTCCGCCCCGTGCCGGGTCGCGTGGGCGACCTCTGGATGCCTGTTTCTTCCGGCGGCAAGGGCGGTCTGATGCGTTCCACCGATGGTGGCGCCACCTGGAAGACCCTTCCAGGCCTCTCCGACTGCCATGCCGTGGGATTCGGCAAGGGACTGCCCGGCTCCACCTTCCCCTCGCTGTTCGCCTTTGGCAAGCTCGAAGGCGTGGTCGGCGTGTTCCAGTCCGACGACACCGGCGCCACCTGGACGCGCGTCAACGACGACGCCCACAGCTACGGTGCCGTGGCCAACGGAGAATTCGTGGTCGGCGACATGAACACCTACGGGGTGGTCTACATGAGCACGGCCGGACGCGGGATCGTGGCGCGCCTGCCCGGCGCGGGTCCGGTCAGCGCCATCGGCGCCTCCAAGGCCGCACCTTCGGCCCTTGAATCGGCGATCCTGCGTCGGTCAAATTCCGCCCTGGTGGTGTCCGGCTTGCCCGTCGGCACCTCGGTGGAAGTGCGCAGCCTGTTGGGCCAGGTTGTCAGTGCGCACACGGCATCGCTCGGTGCCCAGCGCATCGCTCTGCCTTCGCGATCGCTCTACGTGGTGCGCCTCTCTCACGCTGGCCAGACCCGCACGGTGATCCGCTAAGACAGGCCCTGTCGCTTCAAGAAGGCCACCAGCTCCAGGCCGATGCGGCGCTGGTGGGCCTCCGATGGATGGTAGTCGGCGCCCAGGTCCAGGGGGCCGCCCACTGTGGTGAGCGAGAGCCGATGGAATCCTGCGGCTGCACCACCCATGGTTTCTGCCACCTGGTCCAGCAGCGTTCGCACCAAGGTCAAAGTGCCGGGCAACGGGTGGTCGTCCTTCAGGAGGGGCCCATCCACCACGACCACCGGGGCGTTCGGGCGATGGACCCGCACTTCGCGCATCCACCGCACGTAGCCTTCCACGAATTCGTGGTCCGGCAGAAACGGCGGCACACCGTAATCGTTGGAACACAGATTGACCACGACAAGATCTGGCATCCATCGATCCAAATCCCAGACCGCCTCGCGGGTAGGCACCGCACGCGTCCAAAACGACGGCAACGGAGGCATCTCCACGCCCGGCCAATTGCGGACCACGCCAATTCCTGACCAAGCCTGGGCATGGAGATCGGCCTCCAAGGCGGAAGCGGCCACGGTGGCCCACGACTTCCCGAAATCTTCGGTGGAGGGATCGAACCCCTTGGTAGGATCCGGCTCCAGGCAGCCGTAAGCGCAGGTGATCGAGTCCCCCAGGAATTCCATGCGGAGTCGGTCAGACCTTGAGGGGATCGGATCCAGCCAAGCTCCGTCCACCACATCCAGGTCACGGATCACCAGCTCGCCCACGCTGCCTTCGGTGCGTTTGCGAACGGAGACCGTCCAGTCTTGGATCGTGTCGGAAGGAACCAGATCCACCACGTTGTTTGTTGGCCTCAGCTCCAAGACGTGTGTGGTTCCGTTGGCGGTCACATCGATCCAGGCGTTGCTACCGGAAAAATCGGCGCGTAGGCCTTTCCCGCGAAAACGCAGGTCCAATCCGGTTCCCGGCCACCCGAACACCCACGCATTTCCCTCGCGCAGATGGCGCCCTACGGGGATCCCCTCAGCCGTCATTCGAACCGAAAGCCGACCACGCCCAGCAAGAACACTTGGCCGGGCCGCAAGATCGCGTAGGGAACACGTTCATCGCCGCAAAACAGGCCGTTGATCGAGCCGTCGTCAGCTACGTACAGCGAACCATCGGGCAAGACTTTGACGATCGCGTGGGTTCGCGAAATGTGCGGATCCGGGACCGAGATTTCGTTCTTCGAATCCCGTCCCAGCCGGAGCACCTTGCCTTCCGGCAGGATCACGCGTGTATTGAGAAACGCCAAGCTCGCCATGTCCGTACAAGATAACCCTATCTCAACGCTGACACCGCTCGCACCACACGGTCCCCCGGGTGGCCACCACCCCTTTGGCCAGCTCCCGGCCGCACCGCAGGCAGGCCAGGCCACCGCGCGCGTACACCTTGAGCCTTTCCGCATTGCCGCCCTGGGCACCGTCCAGATCCACAAAATCGCGGAAAGTGGTCCCCGACAACCGGATTCCCTGCTCCAACACCGCCAAGACCGCACGCGCCAGGGCGTTCCGGGACTTGGCATCCAACGTTTCCATCGAACGATCCGGCCGGATCCGCGCCTTGAAACAGGCTTCATCCGCGTAGATGTTCCCCACTCCCGCCACCACGGATTGATCCAACAACACGGTTTTCACGTCGCGATGGCCGCCTTGGGCCAACCGAGCGGACAATTCACGCGCGGAAAGGGAGATCGCGTCAGGGCCCAATCGCTCCAAACGCGGGTGCCGGGCCGTTTCCCAGCCGTCCAACAACAGGATGCGGCCAAACCGGCGCGGGTCGCGGAACAGAAATTCCCCGCCTCCCCGGCAATGCAAGGCCAGGTGGACATGTTTGTCCGACACCGGAGGACCGAGGGTCTTGACGTAACCGGAGGGCATCCGCACCGTGCCTTCCACGGTGGATTCGTCCGACCGGCGGAAGGTCAGCTGTCCGCTCATGCCCAGATGCACCACCAAGGTGAGCGGGGATTTGCCCGCCATCCGCAACAGCAGGTATTTCCCGTGCCGGTCGCACCGTTCCAAACGGTACCCCGCCAGACTGGACAAATCCTGCGCGGTGCAGTCCTCCAGGATCCCGGGATGCCCCACCACGGCCTTGGCGATCACCTGCCCCACGCCGCGCTCGGCGAGCCCGCGTCGGACGGTTTCCACTTCCGGCAGTTCAGGCACCGGAGGCTCCGCCGTGGCACTTCTTCCACTTGCGCCCACTGCCGCACACGCAAGGGCCGTTGCGGTCCAAGGCCAATTCCGGCAGGTGGCGGCCATCCACGTATTGCCAATTCCCGTCCTCGCGAACGAATCGCGAACGTTCGTGGATCTGTCCATACTCCGGTGCGCCTTGGAAGGCCACGAACTCCACCCAGCCGCGATCCTCGCGAGCTGGCTCCAAGCCGGAGCCCACCACCCGGAGTCCGATCCAGTGGGCCGTGCGGAAGGTTTCCTGCAAGCCGGCGGCCAGTTGGGGCGATCGGGTGCTGGCGTGATGGGTATTCAAGAGGTACGGAGCATCACGCCGCACGAAGGCGGCGTAGCGCGAACGCATCAGTTCCTCGGGGCTTTGCGCCACGGAAATCCCTGCGTGCAATCGTCCGCAGCAGAGATCGTATCCGCGCGCGCTCCCGCAGGGACAGATTTCGTCAGCCATCGCTCTCGACAGCGGATTTGCCGCGCGGGTAGCCCGGGAACAGCACATGGACACGAATGGTTTCTTCGGGCTTCAGCAACGCGTTGAGCGCGCGGGAAATGGTCCGGGCCACCTGGTCGGTGACCGGCCGGACTCCCTTGCGCGCCTTCTGGACGTTCTTGTGCGAAAGTTGGTCGGGGGAAGCGGCCACGAGGTCGTGGTTGGAGTATCCCGCTTCGGTCAGAAGGCGGTCGAGCATAGTCTGTGCATTTTCCATGGTGGGGACAACGATAGGTCAATGGACCCGGCGGCGTCATGCGGGAAATCCACCATCACCGTTGCGACCCATTGCCCTGGACATGCCCAAACCATGGGAAAGCGACGGGAAAGCCGACTATCCCGCTCGGATCGCCTCCAGGAACTTCTCGCCGTAGCGCCTGGCCTTGGTGCCGCCCACGCCGTGGACCTGCGAAAACTCCAGTTCGTCCGTGGGACGGATGCGGACCATGTCCAGAAGCGACTTGTCGGAAAAGACCACAAAGGGAGGCACGCCCTGCTCCAAGGCCAGCTCCCTGCGCAAAGCCCGCAAGGATTGGAACAATCCCGGATCGGCGGGTCGGTCGCCCGTGAGGACCTTGGCCACCTTCTTGCGCACCTTGGGCTCCATGCGCCGCAGGGCCACCGTACGTTTGCCCCGCAGCACTTCCCACGAGGCCGGGGTGAGCACCACCTGTCCGTGGTCGGCCAAGTTCACGCCCACCAGGTCCAGAGAGGCAAGTTGACGGAAAATGGCCATCCACTCGGTTTTGGGGATGTCCTTGCCCACCCCAAAGGTGGGGAGCTTGTCGTGGGTGAACTTGACCACTTTTTCGGTGGCCTCGCCCAGCAGGATGTCCACCAGGTGGGAGGCCCCGAAGCGTTCTCCCGTGCGGGCCACGGCCGATAGTGCCTTTTGCGCGGCCTGCGTGCCATCCCACGTGACAGGAGGTTCGGCGCAGTTGTCGCAGCGCCCGCAAGGGACCGCACCGGTTTCGCCAAAGTAGGAGAGCACGGCTTGCTCGCGGCACTGCGCGGTCTCGCACAGACCCAACAGTTGATTCAGCTTGGCCAGCTCCACGCGTTTGCGCTCTTCCGGCGCTTCCGAGTTCTGGATCATGGAGCGCGCCACGGCGATGTCTTGGAATCCGTAGACCATCCAGCCGTCGGACGGCAGCCCATCGCGGCCCGCGCGGCCGGTTTCCTGGACATAGGCCTCGATCGAACGGGGCAGGTCCAGATGGGCCACGAAGCGCACATCGGGTTTGTCGATGCCCATGCCAAAGGCGATGGTCGCCACCACCACCACGCCTTCGTCGCGCAGAAACGATGCCTGGGCTTCGCGGCGGACATTGGGCGTGAGCCCCGCATGGTACGGGATCGCCTTCACGCCTTGGGCTTTCAAGAATTCCGCCGTCTTTTCCACTTCGGCGCGGCTTTGCCGGTACACGATGCCGGATTCGCCGTTGTGCTCGCGGCGGATGAATTCCAACAACTGCTTGCGCGGTTCGTTCTTGGAGCCGATCCGCAGGTTCAGGTTGGGCCGCGCGAACGATCGCACGAAGACCTTGGCTTGGCGCAACCCCAGCTTGTCCAAGATCTCTTCGCGGGTGGGAATATCCGCCGTGGCGGTCAGTGCCATGCGTGGCACGCCGGGAAACAGTTTCCCGATCTCGCCCAACTGGAGGTATTCGGGCCGGAAATCGTGGCCCCACTGGCTCACGCAGTGGGCTTCGTCGATGGCCACCACCGACAATTTCAGTCGCGGGGCCAGCTCGCGAAACCGGTCGGAGAACAACCGCTCCGGCGACACGTACACGATCTCGATCTTGCCCTCTTCCAGCTCGCGTTCCAGGCGGTAGGCATCCTTGGCCGAAAGCCCCGAGTGCCAGGCCGATGCCCGCACGCCGTGCTGGCGCAGAGCCCCCACCTGGTCGTC
This DNA window, taken from Fibrobacterota bacterium, encodes the following:
- a CDS encoding metallophosphoesterase; amino-acid sequence: MGTLRKLALVAVLSLLSSCSETIVSDAPATEPAKLDPFANPNASGRTQIVVVSDVHLGADLSYAECNANLARLEQFLEQVRTSPNVKELVIAGDLLDEWFVPATVNTYQGKDQADFVKRITAQNKGVIDAFNRIIQAGQILVTYVPGNHDLTITEASVRSVFPGIHQARDSGLQGLGSYSPAGHGEMIIEHGHRYNFFCAPDPYSNQDIAPGSILPPGYFFTRIAALHVQQDCDTAGDTLPMISPNKAADSGQRNTYVYWKVWKTLMRELPIKNKVLDKVVVTNIDGYTANYSIADLAPFQTTDSGFIDVNLYKGLANRWNDIQTRNQVAVKIPTTRAIAMAAVGAETDTNAMNQYFKNPASDRKIVVFGHSHQAKVLSCVRHDGTKGIYANSGTWIDRNAPTTMNFVVVTPQVTSTPTSKTHVKVFTYQSQTVTQMASDSLRI
- a CDS encoding exo-alpha-sialidase, whose amino-acid sequence is MYRPIKKSLRIGTLLLASALSLASTSQAAATDFHWGNVAIGGGGFVSAVVPSLLEKNVFYARTDVGGAYRWDEAGKKWIPLTDWISPNELGLWGIDAIAIDPKTPGKVYAMAGTVYWNMINGRGRTAFLRSSDYGKTWEKIFVWDSLNQQFSAHGNGMGRGNGERLVVDPNDGKVMFYGSRNKGLWKSTDNGSTWSHVDGFTTAAGSDTTWNGAGFSFVQFAPGSSSTLYAGFLRESANVFQSTDAGKTWKSLPVPASLATTAGGAKVRLMPQRVAIPSDNKSLFVTFSDGAGPHTMAWDEGWGPIWDGFGRGALLKYDLDSAKWSDNSPEDFIDDGATAASKYDNLDVKAGTYEYAAPYGGIFANPNNPLEMVATNMGYRGAQFWKLDATGKKWKDVWGSNIYHTSNGGKTWAKSFQYYWMDGGVFPAVEQMDANGIGWFFQSTIHWSGSIMMDPFNPKRVFVSSGNGIYMTEDITDYTIVPPANSWDKEVLTQKQVWKVASHGIEETVPLDVVSVPGGPLVSVIGDYDGFRHDDVTAYPAFRHLTNVSGTMAAMGTTRALAFAPKSGKLVKVSDKRLVEPDAYSKVPVSPLQFSSDTGRTWTTNAYEALDTSLSGGRSVALSTDGTVTLWTPAYKSGKDADLPVLRYYNAAWTPVTGIDGSWIAADPVDANVFYAYLRADGSMFKSTDKGVTFAKVGSTGANDFKKFRPVPGRVGDLWMPVSSGGKGGLMRSTDGGATWKTLPGLSDCHAVGFGKGLPGSTFPSLFAFGKLEGVVGVFQSDDTGATWTRVNDDAHSYGAVANGEFVVGDMNTYGVVYMSTAGRGIVARLPGAGPVSAIGASKAAPSALESAILRRSNSALVVSGLPVGTSVEVRSLLGQVVSAHTASLGAQRIALPSRSLYVVRLSHAGQTRTVIR
- a CDS encoding FHA domain-containing protein — its product is MAFLNTRVILPEGKVLRLGRDSKNEISVPDPHISRTHAIVKVLPDGSLYVADDGSINGLFCGDERVPYAILRPGQVFLLGVVGFRFE
- the mutM gene encoding bifunctional DNA-formamidopyrimidine glycosylase/DNA-(apurinic or apyrimidinic site) lyase; this encodes MPELPEVETVRRGLAERGVGQVIAKAVVGHPGILEDCTAQDLSSLAGYRLERCDRHGKYLLLRMAGKSPLTLVVHLGMSGQLTFRRSDESTVEGTVRMPSGYVKTLGPPVSDKHVHLALHCRGGGEFLFRDPRRFGRILLLDGWETARHPRLERLGPDAISLSARELSARLAQGGHRDVKTVLLDQSVVAGVGNIYADEACFKARIRPDRSMETLDAKSRNALARAVLAVLEQGIRLSGTTFRDFVDLDGAQGGNAERLKVYARGGLACLRCGRELAKGVVATRGTVWCERCQR
- a CDS encoding SEC-C domain-containing protein, producing the protein MADEICPCGSARGYDLCCGRLHAGISVAQSPEELMRSRYAAFVRRDAPYLLNTHHASTRSPQLAAGLQETFRTAHWIGLRVVGSGLEPAREDRGWVEFVAFQGAPEYGQIHERSRFVREDGNWQYVDGRHLPELALDRNGPCVCGSGRKWKKCHGGASGA
- the recQ gene encoding DNA helicase RecQ — encoded protein: MIEAARRTLRDTFGFPDFRDPQAQVVEHVLGGGDAFVLLPTGGGKSLCYQIPSIVREGVGLVVSPLIALMDDQVGALRQHGVRASAWHSGLSAKDAYRLERELEEGKIEIVYVSPERLFSDRFRELAPRLKLSVVAIDEAHCVSQWGHDFRPEYLQLGEIGKLFPGVPRMALTATADIPTREEILDKLGLRQAKVFVRSFARPNLNLRIGSKNEPRKQLLEFIRREHNGESGIVYRQSRAEVEKTAEFLKAQGVKAIPYHAGLTPNVRREAQASFLRDEGVVVVATIAFGMGIDKPDVRFVAHLDLPRSIEAYVQETGRAGRDGLPSDGWMVYGFQDIAVARSMIQNSEAPEERKRVELAKLNQLLGLCETAQCREQAVLSYFGETGAVPCGRCDNCAEPPVTWDGTQAAQKALSAVARTGERFGASHLVDILLGEATEKVVKFTHDKLPTFGVGKDIPKTEWMAIFRQLASLDLVGVNLADHGQVVLTPASWEVLRGKRTVALRRMEPKVRKKVAKVLTGDRPADPGLFQSLRALRRELALEQGVPPFVVFSDKSLLDMVRIRPTDELEFSQVHGVGGTKARRYGEKFLEAIRAG